The DNA region GCCGACATTTCCCGGTTTTCCCTGTTCTGGGCTTCGGTAACGCAACGCACTGGTGGTTCCATGTCTTTTTTGTCGCCGTCTTTCCTGTCGTCGCTGAACGTGCCGTCCCATCGCTCTCCCGCTCCCCACCTTCAAACGCCATCCTCAAAATCCCGCACAAACCAATCCGCCACAGGCGCGCTGACGCGCCGCGGCATTTTCGGACTGGGGGCCGCCGTGGCGGTCGGCGTCTGCAACAGCCGCAGCGCCGCGGCGTGGGAACCGGCGCCGGAGCGCACCCTGCGGATCTACAACTGCCTGACGGGGGAAAGCTTTGACGGCGTCTATTGGGCGGAGGGACGCCCGGTGGCGGAGGCGATGGCCCGCATCGACTGGGTGCTGCGCGACCATCGCAGCGACGATTGCCACCGCATCGATCTCGCCCTGCTGAACCGTCTGTCGGAGATGCAGGAGAAGTTGGACAGCCAGCATCCGTTCGAGGTGCTGTCGGCCTTCCGCTCCCAGGAAACCAACCGCCGTGTGAAGGGGGCGGCGACAGGCAGCCTGCATTTGCAGGGGCGGGCGGTCGACCTGCGCCTGCAGGGGCGGCGCGCGGTGGACCTCTACCGCTGCGCTCTGTCCTTCGGCGACGGTGGGGCGGGCTGCTACGCCAAGCGGAACTTCGTCCATGTGGACACCGGGCCGACGCGGCGCTGGATGGGTGCCTGAGCGTGGCGGCACGGAATCGGGACTTTTCGTCGCAGAACCTTTTGCCAGGGAGCATCGGGCGAAGGGCATTACGCCGATGGATGGATTGTGCGCAGGACGGAGGAAGCGCACCATAGCCCGAAAAAGAAGGCCATACGATCAGGCCAATGCTCTTTGGGAGGAGCCCATGCTAACCCCAACCGACCTTGCGGACCCCCGGGGCCGCAGCTTGTCGGCGCGCCGTCACCCGTTGGCGGACCCGGCCCGGATGGCCCAGGCCCGCACGCTGGCGGGCTGGATCGCCGTGATCGCCGAAGACCGCGGCCTGGACGAGCGTGGCGTGGCGGCCGCCACCGGCCTGGACATCGAGGATGTCCGGGCGGTTCTCGGCGGCACCGTGTTCATGATGCCCGTGAGCACGCTCGACCGCGCGTTGCGCCGCCTGGAAGGCCGCCCGCACTGAGGAGCCGCAGACCCGCCTCTCCCTGCCCGCCGGCACAGGAGGACCGCATGCCCCATCACGTCCGCAAACGGAGCAGCGCCATGGACCGCTCGGAGAAACGCGACGCCATCACCCGCATCCGCCACGCCGCCGAACAGCAGGGTCTGGACGCCGGCGATCTGGCCCGGATGACCGGTCTGGCGCCGGGGCATGCCCGCGCGATCCTGTCCGGTTTCGGCTCGACGGTTCCGCGCGATGCCCTGGACCGCACCGTCTCCGTCCTGCCGGAGTGACGGAACGCCTGTAACGGCACGCTGAAATGGAAACGGCGGCGCATCGGGTGCGCCGCCGTTTCGTCAGGGGATGTGCCGCGGTTCAGGCGACCGAGAGCACGTCCAGATAGACGTTCGCCGGCTCGGTCAGGTGAATCCGGTACAGCATGCCCGTCTGGTCGACGATGATGCTGGCGACGGGGTTCTTGGCGGCCATGTCGGTGACGGCGGCGCGCACGTTGCGCGGCAGGCTGTCGAGTTCGACGTCGCGGTAGCCGTTCTTGTCGGACAACTTGATGGTCTTCTGGCCCATGGTCAGGCGCCCTGCGTGCATGCTCTGTTTGCGGTGGGCGGACCATGATCCCGTCGGGTTAAGGAAGCACTAACCAAGAACCGTGCAAACGCAGGACTGATGAGCAGCGGCTGCATCGGTGTCCTTGGAATAATCCGGGCTGCGGTTGCCCCCACCCTTCCCACGGCTTCGCCGCGGGCCCCTTCCCTCCCCCGCTTCGCAGGAGAGGGAAATTCAGTCCCCTCCCCTGCGAAGCGGGGGAGGGTTAGGGAGGGGGCCAGCGGCTCACCCATGAAAATGCTCGAACACCCGCCGGGCCAGCGCCGCGCTGATGCCGGGGGTGGCCTCCAGATCCTTCAGCCCGGCCGAGGCCACCGCGGTGGAACTGCCGAAATGATGCAGCAGGGCCTTCTTGCGCGACGGGCCGACGCCGGGGATGCCGTCGATGCGGGTGTGGTCCATCGCCTTCAGGCGGCGGGTGCGGTGGGCGTCGATGGCCGTCCGGTGGGCCTCGTCGCGCAGCCGTTGCAGGAAGTAGAGCACCGGGTCGTTGGGCTCCAGCCGGAAGGGCTCGCGGTCCGGCAGGAAGAAGCGCTCGCGGCCGGCGTCGCGGTCCGGACCCTTGGCGATGGCGGCCAGCGGCACGCCCGTGATGCCCAGCCCGTCCAGAACCGCGCGGGCGGTGTTCAACTGACCCAAGCCCCCGTCGATCAGCACCAGATCGGGCCACTGACCGCCGCTGCGCTGCGGGTCCTCGCGCAGCGCGCGGCCGAAACGGCGGGTCAGCACCTCGCGCAGCATCGCGTAGTCGTCGCCGGCCGCGTCGGGATCCTTGATGTGGAAGCGGCGTCCGGCGTTGCGCTGGATGCCCTCCGGCCCGGCGACCACCATGGCGCCGACGGGGAAGGCCCCCTGGATGTGCGAATTGTCGTAGATTTCGATACGGGCCGGTGTTTTCGGCAGCCCGAAGACGCGCGCCACCCCGGCCAGCAGCTTGCCCTGGGCGGAGCGTTCGGCCATGCGGCGGCCGTGCGCTTCGCGCGCGTTGGTCAGGGCGTGTTCGACGACGCGGCGCTTGGGACCGCGCTGGGGCACCTCCACCTCCACCCGCCGCCCGGCGGCGATCGTCAGCGCCTCGGCCAGCAGGGCGCGCTCCGCGATGGCGTGGCTGAGCAGAAGGTGGCGGGGCGGCGGCGTCCCTTCGTAGAGCTGGGCGGCGAAGGCGGCGAGGATCGCAGCCGGCTCCTCCTCTCCGTCGTGCCGGGGGAAGAAGACGCGGGTGCCCTGGTTGCGCCCGCCGCGGAAGAAGAAGGCCTGGACGCAGGCGGTCCCGCCCTCGGCGTGGACGGCCAGCACGTCGGCGTCCTCCAGCACACCTTCCAGATTGATGTCCTGGCGGCTCTGCAGGGCGGTCAGGGCGCGGATGCGGTCGCGCCAGCGGGCGGCGTCCTCGTAGGCCAGCCGGTCGGAGCAGTCCATCATGTGGCGGGCGAACTCCGCCTGGATGGCCGCGCTGCGTCCGGACAGCACGTCGCGCACGCCCTGCATCTGGGCGGCGTAGTCCTCCGCCGTGACCCGGCCGACGCAGGGGGCGGAGCAGCGCTTGATCTGGTGCTGGAGGCAGGGCCGCGTGCGCGATGTGAAGGTGGCGTCGTCGCAGTTGCGCAGCAGAAAGGCGCGCTGCAACGCCCCGATGGTCATGCCGA from Azospirillum brasilense includes:
- a CDS encoding YcbK family protein, with translation MAVGVCNSRSAAAWEPAPERTLRIYNCLTGESFDGVYWAEGRPVAEAMARIDWVLRDHRSDDCHRIDLALLNRLSEMQEKLDSQHPFEVLSAFRSQETNRRVKGAATGSLHLQGRAVDLRLQGRRAVDLYRCALSFGDGGAGCYAKRNFVHVDTGPTRRWMGA
- the uvrC gene encoding excinuclease ABC subunit UvrC, producing the protein MAGLAVDGVAVIRSTLPTLPDTPGVYRMIGADGRILYVGKAKNLKRRVASYTRTDGLPNRTRRMVALTRSMEFVTTHTEAEALLLEANLIRRLLPPFNVLVKDDRSFSYIALGQGHEFPRLMHHRGSADRHGKKRDLFGPYASPALVGMTIGALQRAFLLRNCDDATFTSRTRPCLQHQIKRCSAPCVGRVTAEDYAAQMQGVRDVLSGRSAAIQAEFARHMMDCSDRLAYEDAARWRDRIRALTALQSRQDINLEGVLEDADVLAVHAEGGTACVQAFFFRGGRNQGTRVFFPRHDGEEEPAAILAAFAAQLYEGTPPPRHLLLSHAIAERALLAEALTIAAGRRVEVEVPQRGPKRRVVEHALTNAREAHGRRMAERSAQGKLLAGVARVFGLPKTPARIEIYDNSHIQGAFPVGAMVVAGPEGIQRNAGRRFHIKDPDAAGDDYAMLREVLTRRFGRALREDPQRSGGQWPDLVLIDGGLGQLNTARAVLDGLGITGVPLAAIAKGPDRDAGRERFFLPDREPFRLEPNDPVLYFLQRLRDEAHRTAIDAHRTRRLKAMDHTRIDGIPGVGPSRKKALLHHFGSSTAVASAGLKDLEATPGISAALARRVFEHFHG